Proteins encoded in a region of the Coffea eugenioides isolate CCC68of chromosome 4, Ceug_1.0, whole genome shotgun sequence genome:
- the LOC113767895 gene encoding uncharacterized protein LOC113767895, giving the protein MEIEPSSPPLIAKKLWNIVRIVFYMLKKGITKSKLMHDLHMMFKRGKLAGKAINNLVLHLQEDYTNSLTCRSTDVRMSIVHPREYEFSCSNSPAYPTYFSKRRNHHHHHHHHHGYSYKPQDIHVVQKVFDVLNHYDKVEASPMVLPGFGHSPTVRQLRVTDSPFPVKDNEENPQVDKDAEEFIKKFYKDLKQQRRVAALDSPSPYHIWARAR; this is encoded by the coding sequence ATGGAAATCGAACCAAGCTCACCACCACTAATAGCCAAAAAGCTATGGAACATTGTGAGAATAGTGTTCTACATGTTGAAAAAAGGCATAACCAAGAGCAAACTCATGCACGACCTTCACATGATGTTCAAGAGGGGAAAACTTGCCGGAAAGGCCATAAACAACCTCGTGCTCCACCTCCAAGAAGACTACACCAACTCCCTAACTTGCCGCTCCACCGACGTCCGCATGTCCATTGTCCACCCCCGCGAGTACGAGTTCAGCTGCAGCAATAGCCCCGCCTATCCTACCTACTTTTCCAAGCGCAGAAAccatcaccaccaccaccaccaccatcacGGCTATAGCTACAAGCCACAAGACATTCATGTCGTCCAGAAAGTGTTCGATGTCTTGAATCATTACGACAAAGTTGAGGCGTCCCCTATGGTGCTACCGGGCTTTGGACATAGTCCAACGGTGAGGCAGCTCCGAGTCACTGACTCGCCATTTCCGGTGAAGGATAATGAGGAAAATCCTCAAGTGGATAAAGATGCTGAGGAGTTCATCAAGAAGTTCTACAAGGATTTAAAACAACAACGCCGAGTAGCCGCCCTGGATTCTCCGTCGCCCTATCATATATGGGCACGAGCACGAtga